The following are from one region of the Streptomyces decoyicus genome:
- a CDS encoding SIR2 family NAD-dependent protein deacylase, which yields MTGTDVSPDQPTRRPLVAILTGAGISTDSGIPDYRGPNGLWRRDPEAEKLVTYDTYMGDPEIRRRSWRMRQESPAFRAEPNAAHEAVARLERSGTPVRVITQNVDGLHQRAGVPERKVLELHGTVRAVACTRCHARSSMQEALARVAAGEPDPPCLVCGGILKSATVMFGERLDPQVLGSALGVAKAAEVFFAVGSTLQVQPAASLAGVAAEHGARLVIVNAEPTPYDELAAEVVREPIGSALPRLLAGLAERA from the coding sequence ATGACCGGCACCGATGTGTCCCCCGACCAGCCGACCCGCCGCCCGCTCGTCGCGATCCTCACCGGCGCGGGCATTTCCACCGACTCCGGCATCCCCGACTACCGCGGGCCGAACGGGCTGTGGCGGCGGGATCCGGAGGCGGAGAAGCTCGTCACGTACGACACGTACATGGGCGATCCGGAGATCCGGCGGCGGTCGTGGCGGATGCGGCAGGAGAGCCCGGCGTTCCGGGCCGAGCCGAATGCCGCGCACGAGGCGGTGGCCCGGCTGGAGCGGTCCGGGACGCCGGTACGGGTGATCACTCAGAACGTGGACGGGCTGCATCAGCGTGCCGGGGTGCCCGAGCGCAAGGTGCTCGAACTGCACGGCACCGTACGGGCCGTGGCCTGCACCCGCTGTCATGCACGGTCGTCGATGCAGGAAGCGCTGGCGCGGGTGGCCGCGGGCGAGCCCGATCCCCCGTGTCTGGTGTGCGGGGGGATCCTGAAGTCGGCGACGGTGATGTTCGGGGAGCGGCTGGACCCGCAGGTGCTCGGTTCCGCGCTGGGGGTGGCGAAGGCGGCGGAGGTCTTCTTCGCGGTCGGGAGCACGTTGCAGGTGCAGCCGGCGGCCTCGCTCGCCGGGGTGGCCGCGGAGCACGGCGCGCGGCTGGTCATCGTGAACGCCGAGCCGACGCCGTACGACGAGCTCGCCGCCGAGGTGGTCCGCGAACCGATCGGCAGTGCGTTGCCGAGACTGCTGGCGGGGCTGGCCGAGCGCGCATAG
- a CDS encoding glucose 1-dehydrogenase, protein MRLAGKTVVVTGAGRGLGRMCAVRFAEEGADLVLLDTGGDIPGVPYPLADGSQLERTAQLCRQSGADTLTLRADVRDTDAVTAAVDAALRRFGRIDVLVNNAGIAAPSGKPVHEITDDEWQLMLDVDLSGAWRMIRAVAPAMLGQRGGSIINVASTAGLVGYRHFAAYVAAKHALVGLTKAAALDFAPLRVRVNAICPGSVRDASHVEGRMLSEIARCLDVGADEYEQAFVTAQPMNALVEPEDVAGAALWLAGDDSRQVTGSTVTVDGGFTAR, encoded by the coding sequence CCGGCGCCGGGCGCGGCCTGGGCCGGATGTGCGCGGTGCGCTTCGCGGAGGAGGGCGCGGACCTCGTCCTGCTGGACACCGGCGGGGACATCCCCGGCGTGCCCTATCCGCTCGCCGACGGGTCCCAGCTGGAACGCACCGCTCAGCTGTGCCGGCAGTCCGGCGCCGACACCCTGACGCTGCGGGCCGATGTCAGGGACACCGACGCCGTCACCGCGGCGGTCGACGCCGCCCTGCGGCGCTTCGGCCGCATCGATGTCCTCGTCAACAACGCGGGCATCGCCGCGCCGTCGGGCAAGCCCGTCCACGAGATCACGGATGACGAATGGCAGTTGATGCTGGACGTCGACCTGTCCGGCGCCTGGCGGATGATCCGCGCGGTCGCCCCGGCCATGCTGGGGCAGCGCGGCGGCAGCATCATCAATGTGGCCTCCACCGCGGGGCTGGTCGGCTACCGGCACTTCGCCGCGTACGTCGCGGCGAAGCACGCCCTGGTCGGCCTCACCAAGGCCGCCGCACTGGACTTCGCCCCGCTGCGGGTCCGGGTGAACGCCATCTGCCCCGGTTCGGTGCGCGACGCCTCGCACGTCGAGGGCCGGATGCTGTCCGAGATCGCCCGCTGCCTCGATGTCGGCGCCGACGAGTACGAACAGGCCTTTGTCACCGCGCAACCCATGAACGCGCTCGTGGAGCCGGAGGACGTGGCGGGCGCCGCCCTGTGGCTGGCCGGCGACGACTCCCGTCAAGTGACGGGCAGCACGGTCACCGTCGACGGCGGATTCACCGCGCGATGA
- a CDS encoding amino acid adenylation domain-containing protein, with the protein MTDQPHPRTGGPTALGDSAVHGIVLRLTDEAHLRAARTNTERAAASAAAREAGSFWVQHAEKGSGTQQAARTWQREVRRPLHHSDPGLRTVLTCYPDGAADLVVVARRGVLDHAGLRELAHGLATPDRDASALVRTLRERSARGTAGWSAAPAPHWGLAEDDLPEPERLEWKGEFTPEVVTAAAAVALSRYERSATVRLAAVVTEPAGPAPGAKVIQVEAGDELPLSDLVEQVGAALRAPAGQTADDALPPLSVVLTGHTPHEQYVPFAPGTAPLALVWHGDESAVSLAGHPHDPSAVHPAVAQDFARHTLHVAAQLADGAPGRTVGDLALLDDTEASAVIDLGRTAPRGAPRAATLQDVVARLAREQPDAVAVCDATRRLTYQELDEQAGAWARVLVDGGAGPGLFVGVCLKRTVDLVVALLAVLKTGAAYVPLDPQAPDERLRYIAEDAGLALVITTLSGFPAAEGTPVLRPAALTAAAPESAGTELPTAGPGDPAYVIYTSGTTGRPKGVVVAHRNVLALLDATADDMALGPDDVWTLFHSAAFDFSVWEIWGCLLTGGRLVVVPYLVTRSPEDFHALVLREGVTVLSQTPSAFAGLLEMDARTVAAPAPRLIVFGGEAFDPRMVGAWFSRHPDGACCLVNMYGITETTVHVTARHVRSWDAHVRPRSVGRPIPGWSASVRDDRGRPLPPGAVGEIWVGGAGLALRYLNRPELTAERFVDDPSSGERLYRSGDLGRLRLDGTLDHVGRLDEQVKIRGFRIELGEVRSVLVDDPGVVDAAVLVEGQEDGPEHARLVGYTVLAEGATTADVRRRTATILPDYMLPAELVGLPALPLTLNGKLDRAALPAARRPLSAPAGPAQVQPVDGTDPATAMLAVWRAVIAADVGPDDHFFAIGGNSLLAVRLLAALRKAGFGSVSLRELYGHPTPRALAAVARGPLAPPGA; encoded by the coding sequence ATGACTGATCAGCCCCACCCCCGTACCGGGGGCCCCACCGCCCTCGGTGACAGCGCCGTACACGGCATCGTGCTGCGGCTCACCGACGAGGCACACCTCCGCGCCGCCCGGACGAACACCGAGCGGGCGGCCGCCTCGGCCGCGGCCCGGGAAGCGGGCAGCTTCTGGGTGCAGCACGCCGAGAAGGGCTCCGGGACACAGCAGGCGGCCCGGACGTGGCAGCGAGAGGTGCGGCGCCCGCTCCACCACAGTGACCCGGGCCTGCGCACCGTGCTGACGTGCTACCCCGACGGCGCCGCCGATCTCGTCGTGGTGGCCCGCCGCGGGGTCCTCGACCACGCCGGGCTGCGGGAACTCGCCCACGGGCTGGCGACGCCGGACCGCGACGCGTCCGCGCTCGTCCGTACCCTGCGCGAGCGGTCCGCCCGCGGCACAGCCGGATGGTCCGCCGCACCGGCACCGCACTGGGGGCTGGCCGAGGACGACCTCCCGGAGCCCGAACGCCTCGAGTGGAAGGGCGAGTTCACTCCCGAGGTCGTCACGGCCGCCGCGGCCGTGGCCCTGTCCCGGTACGAGCGCAGCGCCACCGTGCGCCTCGCGGCGGTCGTCACCGAACCGGCCGGCCCGGCGCCCGGCGCGAAGGTGATCCAGGTCGAGGCCGGGGACGAACTGCCCCTGAGCGACCTCGTGGAACAGGTCGGGGCGGCCCTGCGGGCCCCGGCCGGGCAGACCGCCGACGACGCCCTCCCGCCGCTGTCCGTCGTCCTCACCGGCCACACCCCGCACGAGCAGTACGTCCCGTTCGCACCCGGCACCGCTCCCCTCGCGCTGGTCTGGCACGGCGACGAGAGCGCGGTCTCCCTCGCCGGGCACCCCCACGACCCGAGCGCGGTCCACCCCGCCGTCGCCCAGGACTTCGCCCGGCACACCCTGCACGTCGCCGCCCAGCTCGCCGACGGCGCCCCCGGCCGCACCGTGGGCGACCTCGCCCTGCTGGACGACACCGAGGCGTCCGCCGTCATCGATCTCGGCCGCACCGCCCCGAGAGGCGCGCCCCGCGCCGCCACCCTCCAGGACGTGGTGGCCCGCCTCGCCCGGGAACAGCCCGACGCGGTCGCGGTCTGCGACGCCACCCGGAGGCTGACCTACCAGGAGCTCGACGAGCAGGCCGGCGCCTGGGCGAGGGTGCTCGTGGACGGCGGCGCCGGGCCCGGACTGTTCGTGGGCGTCTGCCTCAAGCGAACCGTCGACCTGGTCGTCGCGCTGCTCGCGGTCCTCAAGACGGGCGCCGCCTACGTCCCGCTCGACCCGCAGGCCCCCGATGAACGGCTGCGCTACATCGCCGAGGACGCCGGGCTCGCCCTCGTCATCACCACGCTGTCGGGCTTCCCGGCCGCCGAGGGGACCCCGGTCCTGCGGCCCGCCGCCCTCACCGCGGCCGCCCCGGAGTCCGCCGGCACCGAGCTGCCGACGGCCGGGCCCGGCGACCCGGCGTACGTCATCTACACCTCGGGGACGACCGGCCGCCCCAAGGGAGTTGTCGTCGCCCACCGCAACGTCCTGGCGCTCCTCGACGCCACCGCCGACGACATGGCCCTGGGCCCCGACGACGTATGGACGCTCTTCCACTCCGCCGCCTTCGACTTCTCGGTCTGGGAGATCTGGGGCTGCCTGCTGACCGGCGGACGCCTCGTCGTCGTGCCCTACCTGGTGACCCGTTCCCCCGAGGACTTCCATGCCCTGGTGCTCCGCGAGGGCGTCACGGTGCTCAGCCAGACCCCGTCGGCCTTCGCCGGGCTCCTGGAAATGGATGCCCGGACGGTCGCCGCCCCCGCGCCCCGGCTGATCGTGTTCGGCGGTGAGGCGTTCGACCCCCGCATGGTCGGTGCCTGGTTCAGCAGGCACCCCGACGGTGCGTGCTGCCTGGTCAACATGTACGGGATCACCGAGACCACCGTCCATGTCACCGCCCGGCACGTGCGCTCGTGGGACGCGCACGTGCGGCCCCGCTCCGTCGGCCGGCCGATCCCCGGCTGGTCGGCGTCGGTCCGCGACGACCGGGGACGGCCGCTGCCGCCCGGCGCCGTGGGCGAGATCTGGGTGGGCGGCGCGGGCCTCGCGCTGCGCTATCTCAACCGGCCCGAGCTCACCGCGGAGCGCTTCGTCGACGACCCGTCCAGCGGCGAGCGGCTCTACCGCAGCGGCGACCTGGGACGGCTCCGGCTGGACGGGACACTGGACCACGTGGGCCGGCTCGACGAACAGGTCAAGATCCGCGGCTTCCGCATCGAACTGGGCGAAGTGCGCTCGGTGCTGGTCGACGACCCCGGCGTGGTGGACGCCGCGGTGCTCGTCGAGGGGCAGGAGGACGGCCCCGAGCACGCCCGCCTGGTGGGCTACACGGTGCTCGCGGAGGGCGCGACCACGGCGGACGTACGCCGCAGGACGGCCACGATCCTGCCGGACTACATGCTTCCGGCGGAGCTTGTCGGCCTTCCCGCACTGCCGCTGACCCTCAACGGAAAGCTGGACCGGGCCGCCCTGCCGGCCGCGCGGCGCCCGCTGTCCGCACCGGCCGGCCCGGCGCAGGTGCAGCCCGTGGACGGCACGGACCCGGCCACGGCGATGCTCGCCGTATGGCGTGCGGTGATTGCCGCCGACGTGGGCCCCGACGACCACTTCTTCGCGATCGGCGGCAACTCGCTGCTGGCCGTGCGGCTGCTCGCGGCCCTGCGCAAGGCCGGCTTCGGCTCCGTGAGCCTGCGCGAGCTCTACGGCCACCCCACCCCGAGGGCCCTGGCCGCAGTGGCCCGGGGCCCGCTCGCACCGCCCGGGGCCTGA